Proteins from a single region of Urocitellus parryii isolate mUroPar1 chromosome 4, mUroPar1.hap1, whole genome shotgun sequence:
- the Ankk1 gene encoding LOW QUALITY PROTEIN: ankyrin repeat and protein kinase domain-containing protein 1 (The sequence of the model RefSeq protein was modified relative to this genomic sequence to represent the inferred CDS: inserted 6 bases in 5 codons; substituted 3 bases at 3 genomic stop codons): MAASPLEQQLGRLTIFTRDDFEDNWHQVASGGFGQVFQAXHKHWRTQYAIKCSPCLQHEATSSDVNCLIEEATKMEKIKFQHIVSICGICKQPLGIVMEFMTNGSLEKMLPTHRLCWQLKFCIIHETSLAMNFLHSIKPPLLHLDLKPGNILLDGNMHVKISDFGLSKWIERLTQMQCIKRLALWGTLSYXPPELFLDSNQATRPKYDVCSFGIVIWELLTQKKPNSGLNLMTAGMRLSLQPVSDXWPGEAQQMVDLMRRCWDQDPKKSSCFLDITIETDMLLSLLQNFVTDPRSETLARKVSCKPSLHQPQEIKDLFFQYLPPTDSGDYLKRVLQXSDSESLDPTDEELLPIYENKVTPLYFLVVQGSVEQVRLLLALEVDVDCHTASGYTPLLIAAQDQQPDLCALLLAHGADANLVDDDGWAPLHFAAQNGDDHTARLLLDHGALVDAQEHXGWTPIHLATQNNFENVTRILVSRQADSNLREVEGRTPLHVAAYFGHVSLVKLLTGQGTELDAQQRNLQTALHLAVEQGKLRAIQHLLKSGAAPDALDENGYGPXHTAATRGKYLICKMLLRYGASLELPTHQGWTPLHLATYKGHXEIIHLLAENHAVLDALGGMNWTPLHLAAXYREEVVVLALLQCGADPNATEKLGWTPLHLVVQRGAFLGVINLLEHHADVCARNKVGWTPAHLAALQDYTAILKVLVKAGAQLDVQDGISCTPLQLAFRSQKQGTMAFLEGKEPPLATLGGAELGTQTEV, translated from the exons CTCTGATGTAAATTGCCTCATTGAAGAAGCAaccaaaatggagaaaatcaagTTTCAGCACATTGTGTCCATCTGCGGGATATGCAAGCAGCCCCTGGGCATTGTGATGGAGTTCATGACCAATGGCTCCCTGGAGAAGATGCTGCCCACCCACAGACTCTGCTGGCAACTCAAGTTCTGCATCATCCATGAGACCAGCTTGGCCATGAACTTCCTTCACAGCATTAAGCCACCTCTGCTCCACCTAGACCTGAAGCCAGGCAACATCCTGCTGGACGGCAACATGCATGTCAAG ATTTCAGACTTTGGTCTGTCCAAGTGGATAGAACGGTTGACCCAGATGCAGTGCATCAAAAGGTTGGCTCTGTGGGGCACGCTCAGCT ATCCCCCTGAGTTGTTCCTGGACAGTAACCAGGCCACGAGGCCCAAGTACGATGTGTGTAG CTTTGGGATTGTCATCTGGGAGCTCCTCACTCAGAAGAAACCAAATTCAG GACTCAACCTGATGACTGCAGGTATGCGGCTCTCCCTGCAGCCTGTCTCTG GATGGCCAGGCGAGGCCCAGCAGATGGTGGACCTGATGAGGCGCTGCTGGGACCAGGACCCCAAGAAGAGTTCATGCTTTCTAG ACATCACAATCGAGACAGACATGCTACTGTCCCTGCTCCAGAACTTTGTGACAGACCCCAGGAGTGAGACCCTGGCCAGGAAGGTGTCCTGTAAGCCATCACTGCACCAGCCCCAAGAG ATCAAAGACctcttttttcaatatcttccTCCAACAGACTCAGGAGACTACTTGAAGAGGGTCCTGCA CTCTGACAGCGAGAGTTTGGATCCAACGGATGAGGAACTGCTGCCCATCTATGAGAACAAGGTCACTCCCCTCTACTTCCTGGTGGTCCAGGGAAGTGTGGAGCAGGTGAGGCTGCTCCTGGCACTCGAGGTTGATGTGGACTGCCACACAGCCTCTGGCTACACACCTCTCCTCATTGCCGCCCAGGACCAGCAGCCTGACCTCTGCGCTCTGCTCCTGGCACATGGTGCTGATGCCAACCTGGTGGATGATGATGGCTGGGCCCCACTGCACTTTGCAGCCCAGAATGGGGATGACCACACTGCCCGCCTGCTCCTGGACCATGGGGCCCTCGTGGATGCTCAGGAGCATTAGGGCTGGACCCCAATCCACCTGGCCACACAGAACAATTTTGAGAATGTGACACGGATTTTGGTCTCCCGTCAAGCTGACTCCAACCTACGTGAGGTTGAGGGCAGGACTCCCCTGCATGTGGCTGCCTACTTTGGCCATGTCAGTCTGGTCAAGCTGTTGACAGGACAGGGGACTGAGCTGGATGCTCAGCAGAGAAACCTGCAGACAGCCCTGCACCTGGCAGTAGAGCAGGGCAAACTGAGGGCCATCCAACACCTGCTGAAGAGTGGGGCGGCCCCTGACGCCCTTGACGAAAATGGCTATGGCC CGCATACTGCTGCCACCAGGGGCAAGTACCTCATCTGCAAGATGCTTCTCAGGTATGGGGCCAGCCTTGAGCTTCCCACCCACCAGGGCTGGACACCCCTGCATCTAGCCACCTACAAGGGCC CTGAGATCATCCACCTGCTGGCTGAGAACCATGCTGTCTTGGATGCTCTTGGAGGTATGAACTGGACACCCCTGCACCTGGCTGCCTGATACAGGGAGGAAGTAGTGGTGTTAGCACTGCTGCAGTGTGGGGCTGACCCCAATGCCACCGAGAAGTTGGGCTGGACACCCCTCCACCTGGTGGTCCAGAGGGGTGCCTTCCTGGGCGTCATCAACCTCCTGGAGCATCATGCAGATGTCTGTGCCCGCAACAAGGTGGGTTGGACACCTGCCCACCTGGCTGCTCTCCAAGATTACACAGCCATCCTCAAAGTTCTGGTCAAGGCTGGTGCCCAGCTGGATGTCCAGGATGGAATAAGCTGCACACCCTTACAGCTGGCCTTCCGGAGCCAAAAACAGGGCACCATGGCCTTCCTAGAGGGCAAGGAGCCTCCACTGGCTACTCTGGGAGGTGCTGAGCTGGGAACCCAGACAGAAGTTTAG